In a genomic window of Maricaulis maris MCS10:
- a CDS encoding threonine synthase codes for MTQAPANYFTHLECSETGDRYEADQPHNLSKAGKPLLARYDLDAMKAGIDRDTIWSRDGGFWKWRELLPVADDAHVCALGEIDTPLIDIPATAKVSGATGKVWVKDEGRLPTGSFKARGLALAVAMAHQYGLTRLAMPTNGNAGAALSAYASRMGMESWCFAPEDTPEANLREMALQGAHVFKVNGYIHHCGALVGAGKEKMGWFDVSTLKEPYRIEGKKTMGLELAAQLGWRVPDAIFYPTGGGTGLIGMWKAFDEMEQLGWIGPERPKMFAVQAEGCAPIVKAYEDGTRLAEEWIDAQTAAMGIRVPKAIGDFLILDAVRESGGAALAVSEVAIEAARTRCAREDGLLLCPEGAATLAAMEKAMGDGLLERDAECVLFNCGSGLKYAMPDGAKALDRHGDVDWGSL; via the coding sequence ATGACGCAAGCCCCCGCCAATTACTTCACCCATCTGGAGTGTTCGGAAACCGGCGATCGCTATGAGGCCGACCAGCCGCACAATCTGTCCAAGGCCGGCAAACCGCTGCTGGCGCGCTATGACCTGGACGCGATGAAGGCCGGCATTGATCGCGACACCATCTGGTCGCGTGATGGCGGTTTCTGGAAGTGGCGCGAGCTTCTGCCGGTAGCCGACGACGCCCATGTCTGTGCCCTGGGCGAGATTGATACGCCGCTCATCGACATTCCCGCCACGGCCAAGGTGTCCGGAGCAACGGGCAAGGTCTGGGTCAAGGATGAAGGCCGCCTGCCGACGGGCAGTTTCAAGGCGCGCGGTCTCGCCCTCGCCGTCGCCATGGCCCATCAATACGGCCTCACCCGGCTGGCCATGCCGACCAATGGCAATGCCGGGGCCGCGCTCTCAGCCTATGCCAGCCGCATGGGCATGGAGAGCTGGTGCTTTGCGCCGGAAGACACGCCGGAAGCCAATCTGCGCGAAATGGCGCTGCAGGGCGCCCATGTCTTCAAGGTCAATGGCTATATCCATCATTGCGGCGCTCTCGTCGGGGCCGGCAAGGAGAAGATGGGCTGGTTTGATGTCTCGACCCTCAAGGAGCCCTACCGGATCGAAGGCAAGAAAACGATGGGCCTGGAACTCGCCGCCCAGCTGGGCTGGCGCGTGCCCGACGCGATCTTCTATCCCACCGGCGGCGGCACCGGCCTGATCGGCATGTGGAAGGCTTTCGACGAGATGGAACAACTCGGCTGGATCGGCCCGGAACGCCCGAAAATGTTCGCCGTCCAGGCGGAAGGCTGCGCCCCCATCGTCAAGGCTTACGAGGACGGCACCCGCCTCGCCGAAGAATGGATCGACGCCCAGACCGCCGCCATGGGCATCCGCGTCCCCAAGGCGATCGGTGATTTCCTGATCCTGGACGCCGTGCGGGAAAGCGGCGGCGCCGCGCTGGCTGTGTCGGAAGTCGCGATCGAAGCCGCCCGCACACGCTGCGCACGCGAGGACGGACTGCTGCTCTGCCCCGAGGGTGCGGCAACCCTGGCCGCTATGGAAAAAGCAATGGGTGACGGCCTGCTGGAGCGAGATGCCGAGTGCGTGTTGTTCAATTGCGGGTCTGGACTGAAATACGCAATGCCGGATGGGGCGAAGGCGCTGGATCGGCATGGCGATGTGGATTGGGGGAGTCTTTAG
- a CDS encoding amidohydrolase, with protein sequence MTHRTLIAFALPLGLVVFIGFICGIMLASPRAPAALVFHNGSIRTMSEAGTVEALYIRDGRIMAVGALDTVLAAAPRGVRRIDLEGGTLTPGLIEPHTHPLAAALLDTAIDISGRTHGDRAAIMAAIAEGVEAGGPSPWAIAFGWDAVMLDGLTPPSLAELDALSPDRPLVILTQMMHEAFANSAALEAAGITPATPDPHDGFFERGEGGALTGRVVEVTAVRQLMAGIPQASDAALTYLLDGTYDAYAAAGYTTIGIASLVGRAEDPLGILTAVSHAERPALNTVLYTAPSRNSRALDMFSEADDRHALRRLNGIKLWLDGSPFAGGAASAEPYANTPLTQDTLGLPPNWLAPLAMPSDSVTGFVGEMQGFGYQMALHVQGERAIDLALDAIETAQTHTPNPDVQHRLEHLALITPDQISRANALGVSLGFFPDHIGNYGHRLEDLFGPERAARYMPIAEAVRQGAVVTIHGDHPASDIDALRVMALPVHRRTLTGEPLGEPIDAETALALMTINAARQLGLADEIGSIEVGKRADLTWFDTDPVAAIDADAPVAVRGTWLAGQPVDTRDWSLDRIGLAIAAAWGQVFG encoded by the coding sequence ATGACTCACCGTACCCTTATCGCCTTCGCCCTGCCGCTCGGCCTTGTGGTCTTCATCGGCTTCATCTGCGGCATCATGCTGGCATCGCCGCGAGCGCCCGCCGCACTGGTCTTCCACAATGGCTCCATTCGCACGATGAGCGAGGCCGGCACGGTCGAGGCGCTTTACATCCGGGACGGCCGCATCATGGCGGTCGGCGCCCTGGACACCGTGCTCGCCGCGGCACCGCGCGGGGTGCGCCGGATCGATCTGGAAGGCGGCACTCTGACACCGGGCCTGATCGAACCGCATACCCACCCGCTCGCCGCCGCCCTCCTGGACACGGCCATCGACATTTCGGGTCGCACCCATGGCGACCGCGCCGCCATCATGGCGGCCATTGCCGAGGGGGTAGAAGCCGGCGGCCCCTCGCCCTGGGCCATCGCCTTTGGCTGGGATGCGGTCATGCTGGACGGTCTCACCCCGCCGAGCCTGGCCGAGCTGGACGCCCTGTCACCGGACCGGCCGCTCGTCATCCTGACCCAGATGATGCATGAAGCCTTCGCCAACTCCGCGGCACTGGAGGCCGCTGGCATCACACCCGCCACTCCTGACCCGCATGACGGTTTCTTCGAACGCGGCGAAGGCGGGGCGCTGACCGGGCGCGTGGTGGAGGTCACGGCCGTGCGTCAGCTCATGGCCGGTATTCCGCAGGCCTCTGACGCGGCCCTGACCTATCTGCTCGACGGCACTTATGACGCGTACGCGGCGGCGGGTTACACCACAATCGGCATCGCCTCCCTGGTCGGCCGCGCCGAAGACCCGCTGGGCATTCTCACCGCGGTGAGCCATGCTGAGCGGCCGGCTCTCAATACGGTGCTCTACACGGCGCCGAGCCGGAATAGTCGTGCTCTGGACATGTTCAGCGAAGCGGATGACCGCCACGCCCTGCGCCGCCTGAATGGTATCAAGCTCTGGCTCGACGGCTCGCCCTTTGCCGGCGGCGCTGCGAGCGCCGAGCCCTATGCCAATACGCCACTGACCCAGGACACACTTGGCCTGCCACCAAACTGGCTGGCGCCGCTGGCCATGCCGTCCGACAGCGTGACGGGGTTTGTCGGCGAGATGCAGGGCTTTGGCTATCAGATGGCACTTCACGTCCAGGGCGAGCGCGCCATCGATCTGGCACTCGATGCCATCGAGACCGCTCAAACCCATACGCCCAATCCAGACGTCCAGCACAGATTGGAACATCTCGCCCTGATCACGCCCGACCAGATCAGCCGGGCCAACGCACTCGGTGTCTCACTGGGCTTCTTCCCGGACCATATCGGCAATTATGGTCACCGGCTGGAAGACTTGTTCGGACCGGAACGCGCCGCGCGCTACATGCCGATTGCCGAAGCGGTCCGGCAGGGCGCGGTTGTGACGATCCATGGCGACCATCCAGCGAGCGACATTGACGCCCTGCGTGTGATGGCCCTGCCCGTCCACCGCCGCACGCTGACCGGCGAGCCGCTGGGTGAGCCGATCGATGCGGAGACGGCTCTTGCCCTGATGACAATCAATGCCGCCCGGCAATTGGGTCTCGCCGACGAGATCGGCTCCATCGAGGTCGGCAAGCGCGCCGATCTGACCTGGTTTGATACCGACCCGGTTGCCGCCATCGACGCCGACGCGCCGGTCGCGGTCCGGGGCACCTGGCTCGCCGGGCAGCCGGTGGATACGCGCGACTGGTCGCTGGACCGGATCGGCCTTGCCATTGCCGCCGCCTGGGGCCAAGTCTTCGGCTAA
- a CDS encoding VOC family protein, protein MAKIIGVGGIFFHSPDPAALMAWYQDKLGLEINDYGGADFLHADSGKAFPQGARTIFSAFKTGADYFKPSDKPFMINLMIDDMDGMLARLAEKGVALEGEPQDFDYGRFAWVMDPNGTKIELWQPIEPKG, encoded by the coding sequence ATGGCGAAAATCATTGGTGTTGGCGGCATCTTCTTTCACAGCCCGGACCCGGCAGCCCTGATGGCTTGGTATCAGGACAAGCTGGGGCTCGAGATCAATGATTATGGCGGCGCCGACTTCCTGCATGCCGATAGCGGCAAGGCCTTCCCGCAGGGCGCGCGGACCATTTTCTCCGCCTTCAAGACAGGGGCGGATTATTTCAAGCCGTCCGACAAGCCTTTCATGATCAATCTCATGATCGACGACATGGACGGCATGCTGGCGCGTCTCGCCGAGAAGGGCGTTGCCCTGGAAGGCGAACCCCAGGATTTCGACTATGGGCGCTTCGCCTGGGTGATGGATCCGAACGGGACCAAGATCGAGCTCTGGCAGCCGATCGAGCCGAAAGGGTAA
- the radC gene encoding RadC family protein — protein sequence MTASATHTGHRDRLREKLTSAGGLALHDYELLELYLFRCIPRRDVKPIAKDLIARFGDLGGVASASVGQLSSVRGVSEKTAVELKLIKALSERLAREQVIGRRVITSWSALVAYCRTAMQHATTEQFRVLFLDRKNKLIADEVLGEGTIDHAPVYPREVVKSALAHEASAIILVHNHPSGDATPSQADIEMTRTLMEICKPFEIAVHDHLVIGRENTASFKTLGLM from the coding sequence ATGACCGCGTCGGCAACCCATACAGGCCACAGAGACCGGCTGCGCGAAAAACTAACCTCAGCGGGTGGACTCGCACTTCACGATTATGAATTGCTGGAGCTTTACCTGTTTCGATGCATCCCGCGCCGCGACGTCAAACCCATCGCGAAAGACCTGATCGCCCGCTTTGGTGATCTGGGCGGCGTTGCCTCGGCCAGCGTCGGCCAGCTCTCATCGGTGCGCGGCGTGTCGGAAAAGACCGCCGTCGAGCTGAAGCTGATCAAGGCCCTGTCGGAGCGCCTGGCTCGCGAACAGGTGATCGGTCGCCGGGTCATCACCTCCTGGTCGGCCCTGGTCGCCTATTGCCGCACCGCCATGCAACACGCCACGACGGAACAGTTCCGCGTGCTCTTCCTCGATCGCAAGAACAAGCTGATCGCCGACGAGGTGCTCGGCGAAGGCACGATCGACCATGCCCCCGTCTATCCCCGCGAAGTGGTCAAATCCGCCCTCGCCCACGAAGCCTCGGCCATCATCCTCGTGCACAATCACCCGTCCGGCGATGCCACGCCGAGCCAGGCCGATATCGAGATGACCCGGACACTGATGGAGATTTGCAAACCGTTCGAAATCGCGGTCCATGATCATCTGGTGATCGGCCGGGAGAATACGGCGAGCTTCAAGACGTTGGGGTTGATGTGA